Proteins encoded by one window of Cupriavidus sp. EM10:
- a CDS encoding SDR family NAD(P)-dependent oxidoreductase, producing MAMAMQGRHALVTGGGRGIGAAIARRLLEEGASVTLVGRDCTVLDAAMQALEPLAVDGAALGAAAADITDADEVSAAFARATSERGPITLLINNAGQAHSAPFGKTDLALWQRMLDVNLTGTFLCTQAALPGMLEQGWGRIVNVASTAGLIGYGYVSAYCAAKHGVIGLTRALALELAPKGITVNAVCPGYTETDIVRDAVANIVGKTGRTEEQARAELAARNPQRRLVQPDEVADAVAWLCRPSASAITGQAVPVAGGEVMAG from the coding sequence ATGGCGATGGCTATGCAAGGCCGCCATGCGCTGGTCACCGGCGGCGGACGCGGCATCGGCGCCGCGATTGCCCGCCGGCTGCTCGAAGAGGGTGCCAGCGTGACGCTGGTGGGCCGCGACTGCACGGTGCTGGATGCCGCGATGCAGGCACTGGAGCCGCTGGCCGTGGACGGTGCGGCGCTGGGCGCGGCGGCGGCCGACATCACCGATGCCGACGAGGTGTCCGCCGCCTTTGCGCGGGCAACCAGCGAGCGCGGGCCCATCACGCTGCTGATCAACAACGCGGGCCAGGCCCACAGCGCCCCGTTCGGCAAGACCGACCTGGCGCTGTGGCAGCGCATGCTCGACGTCAACCTGACCGGCACCTTCCTGTGCACGCAGGCGGCGCTGCCCGGCATGCTGGAGCAGGGCTGGGGCCGCATCGTCAACGTGGCGAGCACGGCGGGGCTGATCGGCTACGGCTACGTCAGCGCCTACTGCGCGGCCAAGCATGGCGTGATCGGCCTGACCCGGGCACTGGCCCTGGAACTGGCGCCCAAGGGCATCACCGTGAACGCGGTGTGCCCCGGCTATACCGAGACGGACATCGTGCGCGACGCGGTGGCCAATATCGTCGGCAAGACCGGCCGCACCGAAGAGCAGGCCCGCGCCGAACTGGCCGCGCGAAACCCCCAGCGGCGCCTGGTGCAGCCCGACGAGGTGGCCGACGCCGTGGCCTGGCTGTGCCGCCCATCGGCGTCGGCGATCACCGGGCAGGCAGTGCCCGTGGCTGGCGGCGAAGTGATGGCCGGCTGA
- a CDS encoding bifunctional salicylyl-CoA 5-hydroxylase/oxidoreductase, whose protein sequence is MRVLCIGGGPAGLYFGLLMKLQDPSNEVVVVERNRPYDTFGWGVVFSDATLENLKQADPVSAAEINAAFNHWDDIDIHIGGRTIRSGGHGFIGIGRKRLLNILQARCEALGVKLVFETDATDDQALAQQYNADLVIASDGINSRIRTRYAETFAPDIDTRQCRFVWLGTHKLFDAFTFAFEKTEHGWFQAHAYRFDDDTSTFIVETPENVWRAAGIEEMSQEEGVAYCERLFARYLDGHKLISNATHLRGSANWIRFPRVICHRWVHWNTLADGRRVPVVLMGDAAHTAHFSIGSGTKLALEDAIDLANEIGAHRAAGLDGVPEALTRYEATRSVEVLKIQNAARNSTEWFENVERYAGMAPEQFAYSLLTRSQRISHENLRVRDAGYVDSFEQWLAGQAGVPQETLKLRAAGGDVGLPPMFTPFTVRGVTLKNRVVVSPMAMYSSTDGVPGDFHLVHLGSRAMGGAGMVVAEMTCVSPDARITPGCPGLWNDAQRDAWKRIVDFFHANSDAKIAMQLGHAGRKGSTQLGWEKMDYPLADGNWPLESASALPYMPGVSQVPREMTRADMDRVRDDFVANARRAAEAGFDWLELHCAHGYLLSSFISPLTNVRVDDYGGSLANRLRFPLEVFAAVRAVWPQDKPMSVRISAHDWVDGGITADDAVEIARAFKAAGADMIDCSSGQVSPDQAPVYGRMYQTPFADRIRNEAGIPTIAVGAIFEADHVDSIVAAGRADLCAIARPHLADPAWTLHEAARLGYRDVTWPKQYVAGKRQLETNLARAASYAQQPGK, encoded by the coding sequence ATGCGAGTGCTCTGTATTGGTGGCGGCCCGGCAGGGCTGTACTTCGGCCTGCTGATGAAGCTGCAGGACCCGTCGAACGAGGTGGTGGTGGTCGAGCGCAACCGGCCCTACGACACCTTTGGCTGGGGCGTGGTGTTTTCCGATGCCACGCTGGAAAACCTGAAGCAGGCCGACCCTGTGAGCGCGGCAGAGATCAACGCGGCGTTCAACCACTGGGACGATATCGATATCCATATCGGCGGCCGCACCATCCGCTCGGGCGGCCACGGCTTTATCGGCATCGGCCGCAAGCGGCTGCTCAATATCCTGCAGGCGCGCTGCGAGGCGCTGGGCGTGAAGCTGGTGTTCGAGACAGACGCCACCGACGACCAGGCCCTGGCGCAGCAGTACAACGCCGACCTGGTGATTGCCTCCGACGGCATCAACAGCCGCATCCGCACGCGCTACGCCGAGACCTTCGCGCCCGATATCGACACGCGCCAGTGCCGCTTTGTCTGGCTGGGCACCCACAAGCTGTTCGACGCTTTCACGTTCGCCTTCGAAAAGACCGAGCACGGCTGGTTTCAGGCCCACGCCTACCGTTTTGACGACGATACGTCGACGTTCATCGTAGAAACGCCAGAAAATGTCTGGCGCGCGGCCGGCATCGAGGAGATGAGTCAGGAAGAGGGCGTGGCGTACTGCGAGCGGCTCTTCGCCCGCTACCTGGATGGCCACAAGCTGATCAGCAATGCCACGCATTTGCGCGGCTCGGCCAACTGGATCCGCTTTCCGCGCGTGATCTGCCATCGCTGGGTGCACTGGAATACGCTGGCCGATGGCCGCCGCGTGCCCGTGGTGCTGATGGGAGATGCCGCACACACCGCGCATTTCTCGATCGGATCGGGCACCAAGCTGGCGCTGGAAGACGCCATCGACCTGGCCAACGAGATCGGCGCGCACCGCGCCGCCGGCCTGGATGGCGTGCCCGAGGCGCTGACGCGCTACGAAGCCACGCGCAGCGTGGAGGTGCTGAAGATCCAGAACGCCGCGCGCAACTCCACCGAATGGTTCGAGAACGTCGAGCGCTACGCGGGCATGGCGCCCGAACAGTTCGCCTACTCGCTGCTGACGCGTTCGCAGCGGATTTCGCACGAGAACCTGCGCGTGCGCGACGCGGGCTATGTCGACAGCTTCGAGCAATGGCTGGCCGGCCAGGCCGGCGTGCCGCAGGAAACACTGAAGCTGCGCGCAGCTGGCGGCGACGTCGGCCTGCCGCCGATGTTCACGCCGTTCACGGTGCGCGGCGTCACGCTGAAGAACCGCGTGGTGGTGAGCCCGATGGCCATGTACTCGTCGACAGACGGCGTGCCGGGCGACTTTCACCTGGTGCACCTGGGCTCGCGCGCCATGGGCGGCGCCGGCATGGTGGTGGCCGAGATGACCTGCGTGTCGCCCGACGCGCGCATCACGCCGGGCTGCCCGGGGCTGTGGAACGACGCCCAGCGCGACGCCTGGAAGCGCATCGTCGACTTCTTCCACGCAAACAGCGACGCAAAGATCGCCATGCAGCTGGGCCATGCCGGGCGCAAGGGATCGACCCAGCTGGGCTGGGAGAAGATGGACTATCCGCTGGCCGACGGCAACTGGCCGCTGGAATCGGCGTCGGCGCTGCCCTATATGCCGGGCGTGTCGCAGGTGCCGCGCGAAATGACCCGCGCCGACATGGACCGCGTGCGCGACGACTTCGTCGCCAACGCCCGGCGCGCTGCCGAGGCCGGCTTCGACTGGCTGGAACTACACTGCGCGCACGGCTACCTGCTGTCGAGCTTTATCTCGCCGCTGACCAACGTGCGCGTTGATGACTACGGCGGCTCGCTGGCCAACCGGCTGCGCTTTCCGCTGGAGGTCTTCGCCGCCGTGCGCGCGGTCTGGCCGCAGGACAAGCCGATGTCGGTGCGGATTTCGGCGCACGACTGGGTCGACGGCGGCATCACGGCCGACGATGCCGTGGAGATCGCGCGGGCCTTCAAGGCCGCTGGCGCGGACATGATCGATTGTTCGTCCGGCCAGGTCAGTCCCGACCAGGCGCCGGTCTACGGCCGGATGTACCAGACGCCGTTTGCCGACCGCATCCGCAACGAGGCCGGTATTCCGACGATTGCCGTCGGCGCCATTTTCGAGGCCGACCACGTCGACAGCATCGTGGCGGCGGGCCGCGCCGACCTGTGCGCGATCGCCCGCCCGCACCTGGCCGACCCGGCCTGGACGCTGCACGAGGCCGCGCGGCTGGGCTACCGCGATGTGACGTGGCCGAAGCAGTACGTGGCCGGCAAGCGGCAACTCGAAACCAACCTGGCGCGGGCGGCTTCGTACGCGCAGCAACCGGGGAAATGA
- a CDS encoding propionate--CoA ligase, whose amino-acid sequence MTASRALHARSLSDKAGFWAEQAARIDWETPFDRVLDDSHPPFARWFVGGRTNICHNAIDRHLAERADQRALVYVSTETDSERVYTYRQLHDEVNRMAATLQALGVQRGDRVLVYMPMIPEAMFAMLACTRIGAVHSVVFGGFASVSLAARIDDAKPRVIVSADAGSRAGKVVPYKPLLDEAIRLAGHHPDKVLLVDRKLADMPRTAGRDEDYAAWRDRMAGQQVPCVWLESSEPSYVLYTSGTTGKPKGVQRDTGGYAVALATSMAYIFCGKPGDTMFTASDVGWVVGHSYIVYAPLLAGMTTVMYEGTPIRPDGGILWKIVERHGVNIMFSAPTAIRVLKKQDPALLRQYDLSSMRLLFLAGEPLDEPTARWIQDGIGKPVVDNYWQTESGWPIIAIQRGVEALPAKLGSPGVPAYGYDLRIVDEVTGEECPPNQKGVVAIDYPLPPGCMTTVWGDDDRFVRTYWSAVPNRQCYSTFDWGVRDEDGYVFILGRTDDVINVAGHRLGTREIEESLSSHPGVAEVAVVGVQDALKGQVALGFCIARDASRTGTDEDRLIFEGELMKTVEQQLGAVARPARVFFVNALPKTRSGKLLRRAIQAVAEGRDPGDLTTIEDPTALEQVKAALG is encoded by the coding sequence ATGACGGCAAGCCGTGCCCTGCACGCGCGTTCCCTGTCCGACAAGGCCGGATTCTGGGCCGAACAGGCCGCGCGCATCGATTGGGAAACCCCGTTCGACCGCGTGCTCGACGACAGCCATCCGCCGTTCGCGCGCTGGTTCGTGGGCGGGCGCACCAACATCTGCCATAACGCCATCGATCGCCATCTGGCCGAGCGGGCCGACCAGCGCGCGCTGGTCTACGTGTCGACCGAGACCGATTCGGAACGGGTCTACACGTATCGCCAGCTGCACGACGAGGTGAACCGCATGGCGGCCACGCTGCAGGCGCTGGGCGTGCAGCGCGGCGACCGCGTGCTGGTCTACATGCCGATGATCCCCGAGGCGATGTTCGCGATGCTGGCCTGCACGCGTATCGGCGCCGTGCATTCTGTGGTGTTCGGCGGGTTTGCCTCGGTCAGCCTGGCGGCGCGGATCGACGATGCGAAGCCCAGGGTGATCGTCAGCGCCGACGCGGGGTCGCGCGCCGGCAAGGTGGTGCCGTACAAGCCGCTGCTGGACGAGGCGATCCGCCTGGCCGGCCATCATCCGGACAAGGTGCTGCTGGTGGACCGCAAGCTGGCCGACATGCCGCGCACGGCCGGCCGCGACGAGGACTACGCCGCATGGCGCGACAGGATGGCCGGCCAGCAGGTGCCCTGCGTGTGGCTGGAATCGAGCGAGCCATCGTACGTGCTGTACACCTCGGGCACCACGGGCAAGCCCAAGGGCGTGCAGCGCGATACCGGCGGCTACGCGGTGGCGCTGGCCACGTCGATGGCCTACATCTTCTGCGGCAAGCCCGGCGACACCATGTTCACGGCGTCCGACGTGGGGTGGGTGGTGGGCCACAGCTATATCGTCTACGCGCCGCTGCTGGCCGGCATGACGACGGTGATGTACGAAGGCACGCCGATCCGTCCCGACGGCGGCATCCTGTGGAAGATCGTCGAGCGGCATGGCGTGAACATCATGTTCAGCGCGCCCACGGCCATCCGCGTGCTCAAGAAGCAGGACCCGGCGCTGCTGCGCCAGTACGACCTGTCCAGCATGCGGCTGCTGTTCCTGGCGGGCGAGCCGCTGGACGAGCCCACGGCGCGCTGGATCCAGGATGGCATCGGCAAGCCGGTGGTCGACAACTACTGGCAGACCGAGTCGGGCTGGCCGATCATCGCGATCCAGCGCGGCGTCGAGGCCTTGCCTGCCAAGCTCGGCTCGCCAGGCGTGCCGGCCTATGGCTATGACCTGCGCATCGTCGACGAGGTGACCGGCGAGGAATGTCCGCCGAACCAGAAGGGCGTGGTGGCCATCGACTACCCGCTGCCGCCCGGCTGCATGACCACGGTCTGGGGCGACGATGACCGCTTCGTGCGCACGTACTGGTCGGCGGTGCCGAACCGGCAGTGCTATTCGACATTCGACTGGGGCGTGCGCGACGAAGACGGCTACGTCTTCATCCTGGGCCGGACCGACGATGTGATCAACGTGGCCGGCCATCGGCTGGGGACGCGCGAAATCGAGGAAAGCCTGTCGTCGCACCCGGGCGTGGCCGAAGTGGCCGTGGTGGGCGTGCAGGACGCGCTGAAGGGGCAGGTGGCGCTGGGCTTCTGCATTGCCCGCGATGCCAGCCGGACCGGCACCGATGAAGACCGCCTGATCTTCGAAGGCGAACTGATGAAGACCGTGGAGCAGCAACTGGGCGCAGTGGCGCGGCCGGCGCGCGTGTTTTTCGTCAACGCGCTGCCAAAGACACGTTCCGGCAAGCTGCTGCGGCGGGCCATCCAGGCTGTGGCGGAAGGACGCGATCCGGGCGACCTGACCACCATCGAAGACCCAACCGCCCTGGAGCAGGTCAAAGCCGCCCTCGGCTGA
- a CDS encoding glycerophosphodiester phosphodiesterase family protein codes for MSLIRTLSILPLAAACLGTSCDTERSDTNPEFPAPKLIAHRAGTADRPENTLIAIEAALAQRADMVWLSVQLSADGVPVLYWPASLGALTNGSGKVADLTAAALAQLNAGWHFVQTGSDGLKRYPYRGQPVGIPTLRDALRAIPADVPVVLDMKSMPAAPLTFAVAQVLTSEDAWGRALIYSTEADFQRTFGAWPRARLFESRDATRNRLVNATLGQACGTPPASGTWAGFELRRNVEVVEQFTLGEGRSPVSAVFWTRDSVNCYRGKSPSNLVAFGVNDQDAYCEAKRLGLDAVMVDSPEKMAGIRAQVVQDPARCRK; via the coding sequence ATGTCTCTTATTCGAACCCTGTCCATCCTGCCGCTGGCCGCGGCCTGCCTCGGTACGTCGTGCGATACCGAGCGCTCCGATACAAATCCCGAGTTTCCCGCGCCCAAGCTGATTGCCCATCGTGCCGGCACCGCCGATCGTCCTGAAAACACGCTGATTGCCATCGAGGCGGCGCTGGCCCAGCGCGCGGACATGGTCTGGCTGTCGGTCCAGCTCAGTGCCGATGGCGTGCCGGTGTTGTATTGGCCGGCCTCGCTGGGCGCGCTGACCAATGGCAGCGGCAAGGTGGCCGACCTGACCGCCGCCGCGCTGGCCCAACTCAATGCGGGCTGGCATTTTGTCCAGACAGGTTCCGATGGCCTCAAGCGATATCCCTATCGCGGCCAGCCGGTGGGTATCCCGACGCTGCGCGATGCCCTGCGCGCGATTCCCGCCGACGTCCCCGTCGTGCTCGACATGAAATCGATGCCGGCCGCGCCGCTGACGTTCGCCGTGGCCCAAGTGCTGACCTCGGAAGATGCCTGGGGCCGCGCGCTGATCTACTCGACCGAGGCCGATTTCCAGCGCACCTTCGGCGCATGGCCCCGGGCCCGTCTGTTCGAGTCGCGCGACGCGACGCGCAACCGGCTGGTGAACGCCACGCTTGGCCAGGCTTGCGGCACGCCGCCGGCGTCGGGCACATGGGCGGGCTTCGAATTACGCCGGAACGTGGAAGTGGTGGAGCAGTTCACGCTGGGGGAAGGCCGCTCGCCGGTGAGCGCCGTGTTCTGGACCAGAGATTCGGTGAATTGCTATCGTGGCAAGTCACCGTCGAACCTGGTGGCCTTTGGCGTCAACGACCAGGACGCCTACTGCGAGGCCAAACGACTGGGGCTCGACGCCGTCATGGTAGATTCTCCAGAAAAGATGGCCGGTATCCGTGCCCAGGTGGTGCAGGACCCCGCGCGATGCAGGAAGTAG
- a CDS encoding transglycosylase SLT domain-containing protein, which yields MRFGRFLAVVACAALLAACASTPTPPAGEMAGTPTALESGPPKDPLNTLNSTGRAGSLASGAPVVNVDQSSVDWLRGPSSDIWGRIRKGFAMPDLEGTLVDDRTQWYAARPDYMERMVGRSSRYLYHIVEELERRNMPTELALLPFVESAFNPQAESTAKAAGMWQFIPSTGKTYNLKQNMFRDERRDVLASTDAALDYLSRLYDMFGDWQLALAAYNWGEGAVSRAIARNQARGLPTDYASLTMPNETRYYVPKLQAVKNIIANPAAYGVKLPDIPDHPYFVTVTTSRDIDVALAAKLANMPLDEFKALNPSFNRPVILGAANPQILLPFDNAERFQYNLNTYRGGLSTWTAMTVDSRERVEALAARLNVDVDTLREINRIPKGMRLKAGSTVMIPRTDRHDQDISASLVDTAMLAVEPDVPDARRVVVKAGRKDTVSSVAHRYGVSVRQVQSWNKLSGSKLVAGQSLVLMVRPNSAAAARAERGDDGDDTPVRGKAVHGKTVSAKAEKAEKASVSRSSKAEKAEPRKRVVVEAAPRKGATATRSTSKPAPAAPAKSTSSAKAAKAHSR from the coding sequence ATGCGATTTGGTCGATTTCTGGCGGTAGTTGCGTGTGCCGCGCTGCTTGCAGCCTGTGCCAGCACACCCACACCGCCTGCCGGCGAGATGGCCGGCACGCCGACCGCCCTGGAATCCGGTCCGCCCAAGGACCCGCTCAACACGCTGAACAGCACCGGCCGCGCCGGATCGCTGGCCAGCGGCGCCCCCGTCGTCAACGTCGACCAGTCCAGCGTGGACTGGCTGCGCGGGCCGTCGTCGGATATCTGGGGCCGGATCCGCAAGGGCTTTGCGATGCCCGACCTGGAAGGCACGCTGGTCGACGACCGCACCCAGTGGTATGCCGCCCGCCCCGACTACATGGAGCGGATGGTGGGCCGGTCGAGCCGCTATCTCTACCACATCGTGGAAGAGCTGGAGCGCCGCAACATGCCGACCGAGCTGGCGCTGTTGCCGTTCGTGGAAAGCGCGTTCAATCCCCAGGCGGAATCCACTGCCAAGGCAGCCGGGATGTGGCAGTTCATCCCCAGCACGGGCAAGACGTACAACCTCAAGCAGAACATGTTCCGCGACGAGCGGCGCGATGTGCTGGCGTCCACCGACGCGGCGCTCGACTACCTGTCGCGGCTCTATGACATGTTCGGCGACTGGCAACTGGCGCTGGCCGCGTACAACTGGGGCGAGGGCGCCGTATCGCGGGCCATTGCGCGCAACCAGGCGCGCGGGCTGCCCACGGACTACGCCAGCCTGACCATGCCGAACGAGACGCGCTACTACGTGCCGAAGCTGCAGGCGGTGAAGAACATCATCGCCAACCCGGCCGCGTATGGCGTGAAGCTGCCCGACATCCCCGATCATCCGTACTTCGTCACGGTGACCACGTCGCGCGATATCGACGTGGCGCTGGCGGCCAAGCTGGCCAACATGCCGCTGGACGAGTTCAAGGCGCTGAATCCATCTTTCAACCGCCCGGTCATCCTTGGCGCGGCCAATCCGCAGATCCTGCTGCCGTTCGATAACGCCGAGCGCTTCCAGTACAACCTGAATACGTACCGGGGCGGCCTGTCGACGTGGACGGCCATGACGGTGGACAGCCGCGAGCGTGTGGAAGCGCTGGCGGCGCGTCTCAATGTCGATGTCGACACGCTGCGCGAGATCAACCGCATCCCCAAGGGCATGCGCCTGAAGGCCGGGTCGACGGTGATGATTCCGCGTACGGACCGGCATGACCAGGACATCAGCGCGTCGCTGGTGGACACGGCGATGCTGGCCGTGGAGCCCGATGTGCCCGATGCGCGCCGCGTGGTGGTCAAGGCGGGGCGCAAGGATACGGTGTCGTCGGTGGCGCACCGCTACGGCGTGTCGGTGCGTCAGGTGCAGTCGTGGAACAAGCTGTCGGGCAGCAAGCTCGTGGCCGGCCAGAGCCTGGTGCTGATGGTGCGGCCCAATTCGGCGGCCGCGGCGCGGGCCGAGCGCGGCGACGATGGCGACGATACCCCGGTGCGTGGCAAGGCTGTGCACGGCAAGACGGTGTCGGCCAAGGCTGAGAAAGCCGAGAAGGCTTCGGTGTCCCGATCGTCGAAGGCGGAAAAGGCCGAGCCGCGCAAGCGGGTGGTGGTCGAGGCCGCGCCGCGCAAGGGCGCTACCGCCACCAGGTCGACAAGCAAGCCGGCGCCCGCCGCGCCTGCCAAGTCGACGTCGTCGGCGAAGGCTGCCAAGGCCCATTCTCGCTGA
- the gloB gene encoding hydroxyacylglutathione hydrolase, translating into MLKVEPIPAFQDNYIWAIHDGKSAAVVDPGEAEPVERFLAQRGLALGAIVITHHHGDHQGGVADLLESHPAGPDGAPVPVIGPAGERIGHRTQAVREGDTVTLAHPAASFRVLDVPGHTAGHVAYVGDLPGAGHVAFCGDTLFASGCGRLFEGSPAQMLASLDKLAALPGDTRVYCAHEYTRSNVRFAQAVEPGNADLSAWSARVDALRQADTPTVPTTVAHERAVNPFLRSREPAVRQAVQAQGGDVSSDAAAFGALRGWKDNFR; encoded by the coding sequence ATGTTGAAAGTGGAGCCGATCCCCGCCTTTCAGGACAACTATATCTGGGCCATCCACGACGGCAAAAGTGCCGCCGTGGTGGATCCAGGCGAGGCCGAGCCGGTCGAGCGCTTTCTGGCGCAACGCGGGCTGGCACTGGGCGCTATTGTAATCACGCATCACCATGGCGATCACCAGGGCGGTGTAGCGGACTTGCTGGAAAGCCATCCGGCCGGCCCCGACGGCGCGCCGGTTCCGGTGATAGGCCCGGCGGGCGAGCGCATCGGCCACCGCACCCAGGCGGTGCGCGAGGGCGATACGGTCACGCTGGCCCATCCGGCGGCCAGCTTCCGCGTGCTGGACGTGCCGGGGCACACCGCCGGCCATGTGGCCTATGTCGGCGACCTGCCTGGCGCCGGCCATGTGGCGTTCTGCGGCGATACCCTGTTTGCCAGTGGCTGCGGGCGGCTGTTCGAGGGGTCGCCGGCGCAGATGCTGGCGTCGCTGGACAAGCTGGCCGCCTTGCCTGGCGATACCCGCGTGTACTGCGCCCACGAATACACGCGCAGCAATGTCCGCTTTGCGCAGGCCGTCGAGCCGGGCAACGCCGACCTGTCGGCATGGTCGGCCCGGGTGGACGCGCTGCGCCAGGCCGATACCCCGACGGTGCCGACCACGGTGGCCCATGAGCGGGCAGTCAATCCATTCCTGCGTTCGCGCGAGCCGGCCGTGCGCCAGGCCGTGCAGGCGCAGGGCGGCGACGTCAGCAGCGACGCCGCGGCGTTCGGCGCGCTGCGGGGATGGAAGGACAATTTTCGCTAA
- a CDS encoding class I SAM-dependent methyltransferase, giving the protein MSNRPIIDWEEWLASPPGQYMLQWESQQYDRTVADIFGYHAVQLGLPHIDTLRENRMPFSALALDDRAGPHGPRETHPDARQLLCRFDELPFDTQSIDLLTLPHILEFSEDPHEVLREVSRVLMPEGRVVVTCFNPMSLWGARQGLNRLGATPFLPSDAQTIGFVRIKDWLKLLGFEIIRGRFGCYCPPYRTDRWLQRAAFMEKAGDRWWPIFGSVYMISAVKRVKNIRLVGPAWKTAKPALTPVSAPVATPTGTHGKHHKTTPGA; this is encoded by the coding sequence ATGTCCAACCGACCGATTATAGATTGGGAAGAATGGCTGGCGTCACCACCCGGGCAGTACATGCTCCAGTGGGAGTCCCAGCAATATGACCGGACGGTAGCGGACATTTTCGGCTATCACGCGGTGCAGCTGGGCCTGCCTCATATCGACACGCTGCGCGAGAACCGCATGCCGTTCTCGGCGCTGGCGCTCGACGACCGCGCCGGCCCGCACGGGCCGCGCGAGACGCACCCCGACGCCCGCCAGCTGCTGTGCCGGTTCGACGAACTGCCATTCGACACGCAGAGCATCGACCTGCTCACGCTGCCCCACATCCTGGAATTCTCGGAGGATCCGCACGAAGTGCTGCGCGAGGTATCGCGCGTGCTGATGCCCGAGGGCCGCGTGGTGGTGACGTGTTTCAACCCGATGAGCCTGTGGGGCGCCCGCCAGGGCCTGAACCGGCTGGGCGCCACGCCCTTCCTGCCCAGCGACGCCCAGACCATCGGCTTCGTGCGGATCAAGGACTGGCTCAAGCTGCTTGGCTTCGAGATCATCCGCGGCCGCTTTGGCTGCTATTGCCCGCCCTACCGCACCGACCGCTGGCTGCAACGCGCCGCCTTCATGGAGAAGGCGGGCGACCGCTGGTGGCCGATCTTCGGCTCGGTCTACATGATCTCGGCGGTCAAGCGCGTCAAGAACATCCGCCTGGTGGGCCCCGCCTGGAAGACCGCCAAACCCGCCCTGACGCCGGTGTCGGCCCCGGTGGCCACGCCCACGGGCACGCACGGCAAACATCACAAGACCACGCCCGGCGCCTGA
- the rnhA gene encoding ribonuclease HI: MQEVTIYSDGACKGNPGPGGWGAVLVSGGHEKELFGGENPTTNNRMELMAVIEALRALKRPCVINIYTDSQYVQKGISEWITGWKKRGWMTADKKPVKNADLWQILDEARQPHVIEWHWVRGHAGHPGNERADRLANRGVESIGA; this comes from the coding sequence ATGCAAGAAGTCACGATCTATTCCGACGGCGCCTGCAAGGGCAATCCCGGCCCCGGCGGCTGGGGTGCCGTGCTGGTTTCCGGCGGCCACGAGAAAGAGCTGTTCGGGGGCGAGAACCCCACCACCAACAACCGCATGGAACTGATGGCCGTGATCGAGGCGCTGCGCGCGCTCAAGCGGCCCTGCGTCATCAATATCTATACCGATTCGCAGTATGTCCAGAAAGGCATCAGCGAATGGATCACCGGCTGGAAGAAGCGTGGCTGGATGACGGCCGACAAGAAGCCGGTCAAGAACGCCGACCTCTGGCAGATCCTTGACGAAGCCCGCCAGCCGCACGTGATCGAATGGCACTGGGTACGCGGCCACGCCGGCCACCCCGGCAACGAACGCGCGGACCGCCTGGCCAACCGCGGCGTGGAATCGATCGGCGCCTGA
- the dnaQ gene encoding DNA polymerase III subunit epsilon, with the protein MRQIVLDTETTGLNHATGDRLIEIGCVELVNRRLTGRNLHFYINPERDVPEDAVAIHGLTGEFLADKPKFAEVMHEIREYVRDAELIIHNAAFDMGFLEMEFKLHSLPPFREHVAGVIDTLREARQMFPGKRNSLDALCDRLGVSNAHRTLHGALLDAELLAEVYLAMTRGQNSLVIDMLDGAAAQGETRATADLSALTLPVLLATETELSAHASVLKELDKASGGKTVWKIEVPAQVPADATVQ; encoded by the coding sequence ATGCGACAGATCGTTCTCGATACCGAAACCACCGGCCTGAACCACGCCACCGGCGATCGCCTGATCGAAATTGGCTGCGTGGAACTGGTCAACCGCCGCCTCACCGGCCGCAACCTGCACTTCTACATCAACCCGGAACGCGACGTCCCCGAGGACGCCGTGGCCATCCACGGGCTGACCGGCGAATTCCTGGCCGACAAGCCCAAGTTTGCCGAAGTCATGCACGAGATCCGCGAATACGTGCGCGACGCCGAGCTGATCATCCACAACGCCGCATTCGACATGGGCTTCCTGGAGATGGAGTTCAAGCTCCACAGCCTGCCCCCGTTCCGCGAGCACGTGGCCGGCGTGATCGACACCCTGCGCGAGGCGCGCCAGATGTTCCCGGGCAAGCGCAATTCGCTCGACGCCCTGTGCGACCGCCTGGGCGTCAGCAATGCGCACCGTACGCTGCACGGCGCATTGCTCGATGCCGAACTGCTGGCCGAGGTCTACCTGGCCATGACGCGCGGCCAGAATTCGCTGGTCATCGACATGCTCGACGGCGCCGCCGCCCAGGGCGAAACCCGCGCCACGGCCGACCTGTCGGCCCTGACCCTGCCCGTGCTGCTGGCCACCGAGACCGAACTGTCGGCGCACGCCAGCGTGCTGAAGGAACTGGACAAGGCCAGCGGCGGCAAGACCGTCTGGAAGATCGAAGTCCCGGCCCAAGTGCCCGCCGACGCCACGGTGCAATAG